In one window of Miscanthus floridulus cultivar M001 chromosome 12, ASM1932011v1, whole genome shotgun sequence DNA:
- the LOC136495193 gene encoding uncharacterized protein, producing the protein MRVLGLVLVAAAAAALVLAALLSSTPEVSAVRVPAAPLADQTSSSRRGASSSSLADEQPNKAAGDNAAPGADASSGRLDASSWKAAASFGGSSSPPSTVFHPDRMSKRRVRRGSDPIHNKC; encoded by the coding sequence ATGAGAGTCCTCGGCCTCgtgctggtggcggcggcggcggcggctcttgTCCTTGCTGCTCTTCTGAGCTCCACCCCCGAGGTTTCTGCCGTCAGAGTCCCGGCGGCCCCTCTCGCGGACCAGACGAGCAGCAGCCGGCGTGGCGCCTCGTCATCATCACTGGCCGACGAGCAACCAAACAAAGCGGCGGGCGATAACGCCGCCCCCGGCGCCGATGCAAGCAGCGGCAGGCTCGACGCGTCCAGCTGGAAGGCCGCCGCGTCGTTCGGCGGCTCCTCCTCCCCTCCGTCCACGGTGTTCCACCCCGACAGGATGAGCAAGCGCCGCGTCCGGAGAGGCTCCGACCCCATACACAACAAGTGCTGA